In Wenyingzhuangia fucanilytica, the following are encoded in one genomic region:
- a CDS encoding T9SS type A sorting domain-containing protein, which produces MKKVLKIIGFWLITGCLQLCAQNSGANIFDEEYYGFEVTGTDTGWWMQHPENFSIVSDKGSNGSSHSLKYTSSEIITGNKKAHGSSDTAMKIDLVKGTYTMNAMVWLAVDAEISALKMVVKPLFVNAVFDLSGLPKEQWVAVETTLVLDEAIVDGNLLVQVDTSAGGKGEMYIDDIELHTLLDQQQIPFISEINTIVENGVTLDAGTYEISLKVWVDNSTTLKSFYTYITEPWIASYWDLNGLQKGEWVSLKNEFTIDEPADNSEFRISVNNDPSYGGGKGAFYLDDIHIEPKESLSIDENHSRVGNNMVYPNPANEKVYFNLQDLASVVVYNSLGVVVHKIDKADASTVLDVSSFTRGIYPVKITSKGNVYLKKLIID; this is translated from the coding sequence ATGAAAAAGGTTTTAAAAATAATAGGATTTTGGCTAATCACAGGGTGTTTACAGCTTTGTGCTCAAAACTCAGGAGCAAATATTTTTGATGAAGAGTATTATGGTTTTGAAGTTACAGGTACTGATACAGGGTGGTGGATGCAACACCCAGAAAATTTTAGTATTGTAAGTGATAAAGGAAGTAATGGTTCTAGTCACAGCTTAAAATATACGAGTTCGGAGATTATTACAGGGAATAAAAAAGCCCATGGAAGTAGTGATACAGCCATGAAAATAGATCTAGTAAAAGGAACTTATACCATGAATGCAATGGTGTGGCTTGCAGTAGATGCAGAAATAAGTGCGCTTAAAATGGTGGTAAAACCATTGTTTGTGAATGCTGTTTTTGATTTGTCAGGTTTGCCAAAAGAACAATGGGTAGCTGTTGAAACAACTTTGGTTTTAGATGAGGCCATTGTTGATGGAAATTTACTAGTTCAAGTTGATACATCTGCAGGAGGAAAAGGAGAAATGTATATTGATGATATTGAACTACATACATTGTTAGATCAACAGCAGATTCCTTTTATATCAGAAATCAATACGATAGTAGAAAATGGAGTGACATTAGATGCCGGAACTTATGAGATTAGTCTTAAAGTTTGGGTTGATAATTCAACAACTTTAAAGAGTTTTTATACCTATATCACAGAGCCATGGATTGCTTCTTATTGGGATCTTAACGGATTACAAAAGGGAGAGTGGGTAAGTTTAAAAAACGAATTTACAATTGATGAACCGGCAGATAATTCGGAATTTAGAATTAGCGTAAACAACGATCCTAGCTATGGAGGAGGAAAAGGGGCTTTTTATTTAGATGATATACATATTGAACCAAAAGAGAGCTTAAGTATAGATGAAAATCATTCTAGAGTAGGAAATAATATGGTGTATCCTAATCCTGCAAATGAAAAAGTGTACTTTAATTTACAAGATCTAGCTAGTGTAGTTGTGTATAACTCATTAGGAGTAGTAGTTCATAAAATAGATAAAGCAGATGCTTCTACGGTATTAGACGTATCATCATTTACAAGGGGAATTTATCCTGTAAAAATTACTTCAAAAGGAAACGTGTATCTAAAAAAGTTGATTATAGATTAA